TCGAGGGCGAGCCGCGGCCAGAGCGAGAGCCAGGAACCGATCGATTCGCACAGCACGATCGCCTGGTGGTAGTTGCGCTCCGCGACCGCCAGCTTCGCGCGGCCGAGCAGGGCAAGGGGAGACTTGCCGGTCCGGTGGTCGAGATCGCGGGCCACGCCGACCATTCCCGCGCGCAGCAGGACGTCCATGAGGTCGTGGACGAGGATGGCCTCCGGGAGGGTGCCCGCCGCGATGTAGCGCAGGGCCGAGCGCAGTTCGTTCGCCGCGTCGAGCACGAGCCTCGGATCGCCCGACAGCGTGGCGTACCGGGCGCGGACGCTCACCGTGAGCATCCAGACGAGATCGCGGTAGACGGGTTCTGCCAGCTCCCCCACGAGCCGGGCGCAGTCCGGGCTGCCCGAATCGACCGCCGCCATCGCGCGTGCCAGGCGGACGCCCCGGTCGACGATTCCGGCGGCCGTGCCGGCGGCGATGCGATGCTGCCGGCTCCCGTTCGACATGACCTCGCCCCAGACCCGGTCGTCCTCGGGCCCGGGACCCTCGCCGTCGAGGAACGCGGTGAGCACGGGATCCTCGAGCAGCCGACGGCCCTGCACGAGCTCGCCCTGGAAGAGATGCAGGACCGCGAGGCCCATGGTCGCCAGCGCGGCCACCGGGCCGGGATCGCTCAGGCCGCGGTTGCGGGCGCGATTGCACGCATAGGTCGCGGCGTGCAGGTCGCCGCTGAACAACGCCGCGATCGCCCACTGCAGGAGTGCGACCGACTCGTCCTGTTCGAGCGGACGGCGCTGCCGGTCGGCGCGGCTCGTGAGGGTCAGGCCGTCCGGATCGTCGACCGCGGGCCAGGGCCACGACCATTCCTGCCCGGACAGGGTGGAGACGACGCCGCCCTCCAGGTCCGTCAGCGCCACCCGGAGGCGGGCGCTCGCCGCGACGTACTGCCCGGGGAAGGCGCGCGCGGATGCGATGAGCGCGTGCGGGCCCTGGGTCACGAGCCGGTTCCAGTACCGTTCGACCAGGTCGAGGCCCACCTCCCATTCCTCCGCGAGGACCGCGTGGTGGAGCGCGCGGGCGGGATCGACCGTCGGCGCGCCGGCCTCGAGGAGGTGCCGATGCACCTCCTTGACCAGTTCCGGTCGGTGCTCCCGGGCGAGGCGCTCGAGCGCCTCCCGCACGGCGGGGGTGTAGCTGTAGGTGTTCGGGACCTCCTCGTGCAGCAGGCCCGCGTGGTGGAGGGGGCGCAGCAGCCCGAGGGCGTCGCCGTGACCCACGAGGCCCTGGGCTCGATCGAGCGTGAAGGAGCCGAGCAGGCAGGTGCGATAGAGGAACTCGCGAATGCGGTCGTCACCGAAGTCGTCGATGACCCGGTGCACGAATGCGGCGGCGACGGTCGGATCCCGGTCGAGGCCGCCCTCGTCGTCCGTGCCGTGGGCGAGGGTGGTGCGCACGAGTGCCGGCCAGCCGTCGGTCATCGTCACGAGCCGATCGATCGTGGTCGCCGGGAGCCGCGTTCCCAGGGCGATCGCGAGCGTCTCCGAGCGCACCCGGTCGAGCTTGAGATCGCCGGGGCCGATGAGCCGGGTCGGCATGGACATGAGGCCGGTGACCTCGAGGTTGCGCAGCGTCCGGGTCGCCACCACGAGGTTGAGGTCGGGGTGCTGGTCCAGCAGTTCGAGCAGCCCCGCATCGATCTCCGCGTCGACCGAGGTGTCGACGTGGTGCAGGTGGTCGAGCACGATCGTCAGCGGGCGCGCGGAGGCGGACAGCGCCGCGGAGAGCGCCGCCCGGACCGGTGGCCCGTCGCCCGTGATCGCCCCCTCCGGCTCGAGTGCCCCGAGCACCTCGCGCCAGAATCCGGTGGCCGTGGCCGTGGCCGTGCCGGGCGCGAGCGAGAGGTAGACGACCCGGCGTCCGGAGTCGCCCGCGAGGTGCCCGGAGTCGAGCCAGGCGCCGAGGAGGCTGGTCTTGCCGTAGCCGCGGGGGGCGCGCAGCACGACGAGGGCGGAGGACTCGAGCGGGCCGGTGATGAGATCCTCGGCGAACTGGAGGTGCGGCACAGCGCGGATTCGGCGTCCGACGCCGACGCGGGCTGAACTCATCACACTCCTTCCACCCAGGGCTCCACCCCATGGGTGCGGGCCGGCGCTGCTCGGCCGTCGCCGTGCCCCGCCTGGGCGATGAAGTGTGCGGCCCTGCTGCCTCTCAGCCCTTCTCACACTAGCGGGAACGACGTCCGGATGTGATGCCCGTCTCCAGTTGAGACGGATTCGAGACCTTCGGGCAGTGGTGGGCCCCGTTCGTGCCCGATCGGGCATCCTCGTGCACGTTCGAAGGTCTCCGTGGCGGGGTGGCCGCCGGAACGTCGCGTTGCGGCCGCCATCGCCCGCTGCATGCGACGGGGCCGGACCTCCCGCGTGGGAGATCCGGCCCCGTCGTGGTGCGGATCAGGCGCGCCGGCGACGCGCCACGAGGGCTGCGGCCGCGCCGGCCAGCAGCAGCGCTGCGGCCAGGGCGGTGTAGATACCCACGTCGGCCCCGGTGTCGGGAAGGCCGGTTCCCGGAGCGGTCGGAGCCTGGGTCGGGTCCCCGGTCGGATCCTGGGTCGGATCCTGGGTCGGATCCTGGGTCGGGTCCTCGGAGGCGCCGTCCGTGGGCTCATCGGTCGGCTTGTCCGTGGGCTCGCCGGTCGGCTCGTCCGTGGGCTGCTCGCCCGGCTCGGTGCTGAACTCGTGGCTCCACTCGGTCGCGGCGCCCTCGGCGAGCACGTAGCCGTCCGCGGCGGCCGCGGTGACCGTCACGGTTCCCTCACCGGGGTGCGTGCCGGCGTCGACGATCTCGCCGTCGATCAGGTACACCACGCCCTCGACGGCGGGAACGGTGATCGTGTCGTCCTCCGTCCCCGGCTCGTCGGTGAAGGTCACGTCCGTGGGCGTGACGCTCGGCGATGCGGCGGTCACCGCAATGGTGACGCCGGCCAGGTCGAGGCCGTCGGCGTAGTAGTCGGGATCGGCGTAGTCGATCCGGACCCGGCCCACCGCACCGGCCTCGAGCGGGAGGTCCGTGATCGAGGCCTCGACCAGCTCCGTGCCCGTGAGCACGACGCTGCGGTCGCCGAAGGTGACGCGGTACTCCTCCTCCGGGGTGACCTCGTCGGCCGAGATGTCCAGCGTGAGCATCACCGGCGTGGCGCGCTCGTTGAGCACGTAGCCGTCGAGGTCGGTGAAGCCGTTGCCCTTCGGGCTGAGCCGACCGACGACGTCGTCGCCGGTGATCTCCGCCGCACCGTCGGCGAGCGCGACCGTCTCCGTCGGGACGATCCGGGCCTCGCCGTCGAGCGACACCTTGATCACCGACATGAGCTCATCCGGCGCGTCGCCGGCGAGTGTGACGCGAAGGTCCAGGCCCGCGCGCTCCGCCTCGAGCGTGGTCTCGGTGCCGTCGATCGTGACCGCCTCGACCCCGTTCGCCAGGCCCGACAGGCCGATCACCCGGCCGGCCTCCCACTCGGCGGAGGGCACGAACAGGTAGAGATCGGAGCCGTTCGCGGTGACCCGTCCCCAGTCGGGCACGTCGAACCAGGTCGCGTGCGCCCCGGTGATCGCGCTCGGGTGGCGGTCCATCCAGTCGCCGATGTTGTCGAGCACCTGCTGGTCGAACGGGTCGAACGAGCCGTCGCCCTTGGGGCCGATGTTGTAGGCGAACTGGCCGCCGCCGGAGATCACGGTCACGAGCGAGGTGATCGCCTCCTGGCTCTTGGGCAGGATGTTCGAGTCGGACCGGTCCGCCTTGTACGTGGAGCAGTAGCCCCAGCACGCGGGGAAGATCGACAGGATCGACTCCCAGGGCCCGGTGCGCAGGTCGGAGTGCACCCGGTTGTCGCCACCGACCTCGAAGTCGCCCTTGTCGTTCCAGACGCGGGAGTTGATCACCGTGTTCGGCTGGAGCTCGTTGACCCACTGCACCATCCGTTCCGACTGGTCAGCCGTGGGGCCGCCCATGTCGAACCAGAGCTCGGAGATCGGGCCGTAGTTCGTCAGCAGCTCGGTCAGCTGGTCCTTGATGAGCGGCATCATCGACTCGGGGATCGGGTTGCGGTTCTGGTACGGCTCCGCCTCGTGCTGAGTCCAGTCGATGATCGAGAAGTAGAAGCCGAGCTCGATGTCGCGTTCGTTGCAGGCCTCGGCGAGCTGGGCGATCGGGTCCTGTCCGAAGGCGGTCTGCTCCACGACGTTGTAATCGGTCGTCTCCGTGTCCCACATCGCGAAGCCGTCGTGGTGCTTCGTGGTGATCTTCACGTACTTCATGCCCAGATCCGCGGCGGTCTGGCACACGGCGTCGGCGTCCCAGTTCTCGGCGGTCATCTGCGCGGCCTCGGCGAGGTAGGCCTCGTCCGGGATGTCCATCCACGCCTTGATCTGCTCGGGATAGCCGATGGTCTGGACTTCGCCCTCGTAGATGCCCTCGAACATCGAGTAGACGCCCCAGTGCAGGAACAGCCCGAACTGGAGTTCCTGCCAGTCCGCGACGCGCTCCTCGTCGCTGTAGGGCACCGACGCGGGCACGCCGGTGACCTCGCCGGGGTTCAGGTCATCCGTGGGGATCGACGCCTGCGCCGGCAGGGCGATCCCGCCGAGCACGAGGCCCGCGGTCGCCGCCACACTCGCAAACATCGGATTAATACTTCGTCGCATTACTCTCCTCCTTCGCCGAGCATCGACGCTCGGCGCTTGTACGGCACCACTTTGTCCACGTTGCCAGGAAGGACTGTAGCAGCTAGAGGCGATGGTTCGTAGCGGTCGTCGCCCGTTCGACCCTCCCGCGTCGCGATCATCAGCGGAGCGTCGCCGGCCGCGCCGGCACCGTCAGAGATCGGATGACTTACGGGATGGCCCGTGCCCTGCGGACCAGGTGCAGCGCGTAGCCGGGGGGCCCGCCGCCGACGCGATCCCCGGGCGCTGCCGGTCATCTCGACTATGCGCTCGACCGTTCCCCCTCACCCGCCCCGTTTCCGGGCCGGGTGGTAAAATCAGAGGGTCGACGAGAGGGGCTGGCGATGGCCAGCACGAGCAGGAGGACGACGCGCTACACCGAGGCCGAGGCGGCCGACCGGCTGGCGTTCGCGGACGCAGCTCTGGGTGCCGTGGGGCACGAGGTCACCGACCCGTACCTGCTAGCGGTCGGGGAACGATTCGCCCGCGGTGAGATCTCTATCGAGGAAGCCAGCGAGCTGGGCCGTCGTCACGTTCTCGGCCGCTGAGCCACCCCGCCGATGGCGCACCGGCAGCCACCACAACGTGCCTGGGATGACTACTTCATCCCGGGCACGTCTGTGTCGCGGAACAAGTTCACCGGCCCGGGCAAGCCCTACGACGAGACCGACCAGGCCGCGCTCACGATCCTCGAGGAGTATCAGACCCGGTTGCGTCTGACGCAGCTCAGCACCAACCCGATCCCGGGCCTGTTCGTGACCATGCCGGCCTGACGTGGCCTCGCGCGGGCGCCACCACCCGATGGGGCACTACTGGATGGTCGCCCAGCTTCGCGACGTCACGCACCGGGCGTGCGTACGCCTCGACCCGCCCTCACACCACATCGATGCGCCGGGCGGCTGATCAAGGATGTGGGATGGCGACCCCGCCACCATCGGCTCTCCTACTGGGCCATGTCGAAGAAGCGTGCGTAGTGGCCCTGGAACGAGACGGCCACCGTGGCCGTCGGGCCGTTCCGGTGCTTCGCCACGATGAGGTCGGCCTCCCCGGCCCGGGGGGACTCCTTCTCGTACATGTCCTCACGGTGGAGGAGGATGATCATGTCCGCGTCCTGCTCGATCGACCCCGACTCGCGCAGGTCGCTCATCTGCGGCTTGCGGTCGGTGCGCTGCTCGCTACCGCGGTTGAGCTGGGAGATCGCGATGACCGGGACCTCGATCTCCTTCGCGAGCAGCTTGATCGCGCGCGAGAACTCGGAGACCTCCTGCTGACGGCTCTCGACCCGCTTGCCCGAGGACATGAGCTGCAGGTAGTCGATCACGACGAGCTTGAGATCGTGCCGCTGCTTGAGTCGGCGGCACTTGGCCCGGATCTCCATGAGCGACATGTTCGGCGAATCGTCGATGAACAGCGGCGCCTCGGACACCTTGCTCATCGTGCGCGCGAGCCTGGTCCAGTCCTCGTCGCGCATCGTGCCCTTGCGCATGTTCTGCAACGGCACCTGCGACTCCGCCGAGAGCATGCGCATCGAGATCTCGTTGCGGCTCATCTCGAGGGAGAAGATGACCGAGGCCATGCCGTGCCGGATCGAAGCCGAACGGCAGATGTCGAGCCCGAGGGTCGACTTGCCGACCGCGGGACGGGCGGCGACCACGACCATCTGACCGGGGTGGAGGCCGTGGGTGAGCTGGTCCAGGTCGCGGAAGCCCGTGGGCACCCCGACCATGCCCTCACCGCGGTTCGAGGCCGCGTCGATCTCCTCCATCGTGGAGTTGATGACGTCCCGCAGCGGCACGTAGTCCTCCGAGGTGCGCCGTTCGGTCACGGCGTACACCTCGGCCTGGGCGGTGTTGACCAGCTCGTCCACGTCACCGCCGTCGGTGGCGTACCCGAGCTGGGCGATGCGGGTGCCCGCGTCGACGAGCCGGCGCAGCACCGAGCGCTCCTGCACGATGCGCGCGTAGAAGCCCGCGTTGGCCGCCGTCGGAACGGTGGAGATGAGCGTGTGCAGGTACGGTGCGCCGCCGATCCGGGTGAGTTCGCCCCGGTCGGTCAGCTCGGCCGAGACGGTCACCGCATCGGCCGGCTCCCCGCGGCCGTACAGGTCGATGATCGCGTCGTAGATCATCTCGTGCGCCGGCCGGTAGAAGTCCGACCCGCGCAGGATCTCCACGACGTCGGCGATCGCGTCCTTGGAGAGCATCATCCCGCCGAGGACGCTCTGCTCGGCCGCGACATCCTGCGGCGGCGTGCGCTCGACCCCCGTGGTCGGCGCCGCTTCCAGTTCCGCAGTGGACATCCGCACTCCTCTTCGCCTTCTGCTCGGGCCGCTCTCGTTCGCGGCATGGAATCAGGATCGCACCCGGCTCCGACATCGGTCCGGCAGGCAGCTGCCGGGTTCCCCTCCCGCGCACGGTATCCGCTTTCGACCGCCCATGCCGACCGGCCCGGGCCCCGCCCGAGCCCGGCCTGGTGATAACCCGGCCCCGCGTGTGGACGACGGCCCGCACGGGTGTGGACGACGCCGCCCGCCCTGTGGACAGGCCTGTGGACGACGCCCCCGGCCAGAACCGGCCGCGGCGATCCAGCGGGTGGACGAGCCGGCACCCACAGTCGCCGAACGGCGGTGAGATGGCAGAATGACGGGCGATACGCCGTCCCCACGCTCCCGCTCGCACGCGGCATCGGAGACCCGAGCCGCATCCACAGGTGCCGCGGGGGCTGTGGACAACCACGAGGGAGGAGATCGGTGGACGACACGCCCGCGCGACACGCCGACGAGGTGTCGGCGGAGCCCGGACCGGTCGGTCGGGCGGTGGACCGGCGGATCTTCGCGCTCGCCTGGCCCGCGCTCGGGGCCCTCGTGGCCGAGCCCGTGTTCGTGCTCATCGACTCCGCGGTCGTCGGGCACCTCGGCACGGCCCAGCTCGCCGGCCTCTCGCTCGCCTCGACCCTGCTCGTCACGGTCGTGGCGGTCTGCGTGTTCCTCGCCTACGCGACGACCGCCGCCGTCGCGCGCAAGCAGGGCGCCGGGGACCTGGCCGCGGGCGTCTCGCTCGGGGTCGACGGCATGTGGCTCGCGCTGGGCCTCGGGCTCGTGCTCACGGCCGTCGGGCTCGCGTTCGCCCCGGGACTGGTGACCGCGCTCGGCGCCTCCGACGAGATCGTTCCCCATGCCGTGGCCTACCTGCGCTGGTCCGTACCCGGCATCACCGGGATGCTGCTCGTGCTCGCCGCGACCGGCACGCTCCGCGGCCTGCAGGACACGCGCACCCCCTTCCACGCGGCCGTCACGGGGGCGATCGTCAACGCGGCCGGCTCGGTGGCGCTCGTGTACGGGGCGGGGATGGGCATCGCGGGCTCGGGCCTGGCCACCGCGGCCACCCAGCTCGGCATGGGTGCCTGGCTCGTGTACAAGGTATTCACCCGGGCCCGCGACCTCCCCGGGGTGCGGCTCGCGCCCCATCCGGCGGCGATCCTGGCGAGCGCCCGGGCCGGGCTGCCGCTGTTCGTGCGCACCGTGACCCTGCGGGGGGCGATGATCGTCACCGTGCTCGTGGCCACGCGGCTCGGGGACGTGCCGCTCGCGGCGCACCAGATCGTGCTGTCGATCTGGGGGCTGACCGCCTTCGCCCTCGATGCGCTCGCCATCGCCGCCCAGGCCCTCATCGGCGCAAGCCTCGGGGCCGGGGACGCGGGCGTCGTACGCCGGCTCACCTCCCGGGCGCTGCGCTGGGGCGTGCTCGCCGGCATCGGGATCGGCGCGCTCGTGGCCGGGTCGGGGTGGCTGATCACGCCGCTGTTCACCGCCGATCCGGCCGTGCAGGCCGAGGCGGCGTGGGCGCTGCTCGTGTGCGGGATCGCGATGCCGATCGCCGGGTGGGTGTTCGTGCTCGACGGGGTGCTCATCGGCGCCGGCGACGGCCGCTTCCTCGCGTGGGCCGGGGTCGTCACCCTCGTCGCCTACCTGCCGTTCGCGGCGCTGGTCTGGTGGGCGCTGCCCACCGGACCCGGAGCCCTCGCCTGGCTCTGGGCCGCGTTCGCGGGCGCGTTCATGATCGCCCGCGCCCTGACCACCGGCGTCCGGGCGCGGGGCACGAACTGGATGGTGCTCGGCGCCTGACGCGGGTCAGCCGGACTTCAACGAGTCCGACAGCGTCTCGCAATCGAGCGGTAGGGGATAGTGCATCAGCGGCAGATCCCTGCCGGGAACCTCGATGTCGAACGTGACGCGGGCGAGCGGCTTCTCGGGCCGTTCCGCGATGAACCGGAGAATCTCCACCTCGCACAGGTGGAGGATGAACTGCTCGTCCCATGCGCGAAACGTGATCGTCGCCCCGAGCAGATCGGGCATGTCTGCGACGACGATGAGCATGTCGTCGACCCCGGCGGAGAGCCACGCGCCGGCGACGTCGTCATACGCCTCGACCGAGACGGGCTCACGGTCGGAGACGTGCCGGCGCATGAACGCGGCCGTACTCGAGGAGAACCACATGTAGCCGGCGCTCCCGAGGCTCAGCACCGCGACGAGGCACACCACGAGGATGATGCGATTGCGATTGCGCTCGGCCGCCTCGCCCATCACGCTCTCCACCATCGGCGCCTCCTCCTCGCACGCACCCTCCTGCTCGGACCGGTTCCATCGTGCCGGGACCACGTGGTGCTTCGCGGGAGAGGCGCGGGACCCCGTGTGAACGTTGTGACACGATCCGCGGAACCCGACCCGGGCGGGCGGGTGAGGGAGAGAGATCGGGCGAGCTGCGTCGTCCAAAGGCGAACGGCCCGGCCCCCAGGACTGGGGACCGGGCCGCTGTCGGCTGCGCGGGACTACTTCCCGGGCACGACCTGGATGTCGATCGTGGCGGTCACGTCGGCGTGCAGGCGAACGGACACCTGGTACTCGCCGAGCGACTTGATCGGGTTCTTGACCTCGATCTTGCGCTTGTCGACGTTCGGGCCACCGGCGGCCTTGACCGCGGTGGCGATGTCGGAGGTGGTGACGGCGCCGAAGAGTCGGCCGCTCTCACCGGCGCGGACCGGCACGATCACGCGGGTGCGCGAGAGCGAGTCGCGGGCCGCCTGGGCGCCCTCGATCGTCGCGATCTCACGCTTGCGGCGGGCCGCGGTGATCTGGTCGATCTGCTTCTGGGCACCCTTGGTCCAGCCGGTGGCCAGGCCACGGGGCATGAGGTAGTTGCGGGCGTAGCCGTCCTTGACCTCGACCACGTCGCCGGGGGCGCCGAGGCCGGACACCTCGTGGGTGAGGATGAGCTTGGTAGCCATGGTCTCTCCCTTTCCTTATCGAGCGGAGCTCGAGTAGGGCAGCAGGGCCATCTCGCGGGCGTTCTTCACGGCCTTCGCGATGAGGCGCTGCTCCTGCACGGTCACACCCGTGACCCGGCGGGCGCGGATCTTGCCCCGGTCGGAGATGAACTTACGCAGCATGGCCGTGTTCTTGTAATCGATCGCGCCCTCGAGGACAGGCCGCTTGACCGGCTTGACCTTCTTGATCACGGGCTTGCGAGGGTTTCCCTTCGCCATAGTGGTACTCCTTGGTCATTTATTGCCCCGGGCAACCCGGGGCACAGCTGTCAGAAGGGCGGCTCGTCCGGGAAGTTCGAGCCGCTCGTGGCCCACGGGTCGTCGGTCGCGGCCGCGCCGCCACCGAATCCGCCGCCGCCACCTGCATTGCCTCCGCCGTAGCCTCCGCCACCGCCGCTGTTTCCACCGCCGCCGCCGAAGTTGCCGCCGCCACCACCGAAGTTGCCGCCACCGCCGCCACCGGAGCGCTGAGCCCGGGTGACCTTGGCGGAGGCGTACCGCAGCGACGGGCCGACCTCGTCGACCTGCATCTCGACCACGGTGCGCTTCTCGCCCTCACGGGTCTCGAAGGAACGCTGCACGAGGCGGCCCTGAGCCACGACGCGCATCCCCTTCGTCAGCGACTCGGCCACGTTCTCCGCGGCCTCGCGCCAGATCGAGCAGCGCATGAACAGGGTCTCGGCGTCCTTCCACTCCCCCGACTGGCGGTCGAACGTCCGCGGCGTGGAGGCGATGGTGAAGTTCGCGACCGCAGCCCCCGAGGGGGTGAACCGCAGCTCCGGGTCGGCGGTTAGGTTGCCGATCACGGTGATGGTGGTTTCGCCTGCCATGTCACTCCTTAGTCGTCACGTGCTCGCCATTGCTCGCCACGTGCTGGTGGCCGACCGATGAGCCGGTCGGGAGGGGATGGTCGGAAAGGTTGCTGGGAGGCCCGACGCCGTCAGGCGCCGCGGCGGATGAGCTTGGTGCGCAGCACGGTCTCGTTGAGTCCGAGCTGGCGGTCGAGCTCCTGAGCCTGCTCGGGGGTGGCGGTCATCTCGACGAGCACGTACACGCCCTCGGTGTTCTTCTCGATCTCGTAGGCCAAGCGGCGCTTGCCCCAGACATCCACCTTCTCCACGCTGCCCGGAGTGCTGTCGCCGGTCACCACGGTGAGGAACTTCTCCATCGCCGGGGCCACGGTGCGCTCGTCGAGCTCGGGGCTGAAAATGACCATCAGTTCATACTGACGCATAGGTGTCACCCACCTCCTCTGGTCTACATCGGTCACGGTCTCTCCGTGACAGGAGGGTGATGCGCCCCGTCCGCCTCGCCCCTCGGCCGCGATGCGACACGAATCCGGGCATGAGAACGAAACGGGGAACCCGGCCATGCTACCGGACGGGCGGCGGAAGGCCCACTGTGGGCTCGGCCACGCACGGGCCGGGCGGGCCACGGCGGTGGCGACCGGCTCGGGACGTCCGCGCGCTACCAGGCTCCGGCGTCGCCCCGGCCCGGGAGCGCGAGGCCCCGGCCGTCCTGACCCGAGCCCTGGCCACCCCGGCTCGAGCCCTGGCCACCCTGGCCCGACCCCTGACCCGAACCCTGGCCGGAACCACCCGAGCCGGCGCCGTCGGAGTCACCGGAGCCACCGCCCGAGCCGCCGTCCGAACCGCCACCGGAGCCGCCGTCCGAACCGCCGCCGGACTCTCCATCGGAGCCGCCGCTCGGCGGACCGGTGGGGGTGGGAGGTGGCGGCGCCGTCGGGGTCGGAGTCGGTGTCGTCGGCGTGGGGCTGGGCGTGGGAGTCGGGCTCGGCGTGGTGGTCTCGCTCGGCTCCTCGCTCGGCTCCTCCGTCGCCGGCTGCGTGGGCTGGGGCTTGGGCGCGTACGTCGGCCGGACCGGCGCGCTGCGCTCGGGGAAGTCCTCGACCGGCATCCCGTCCGTGGCCGCCGTCATGTACTCGGTCCAGATGGTCGCCGGCCAGCTTCCACCCGCC
The window above is part of the Pseudactinotalea sp. HY158 genome. Proteins encoded here:
- a CDS encoding LuxR C-terminal-related transcriptional regulator — encoded protein: MSSARVGVGRRIRAVPHLQFAEDLITGPLESSALVVLRAPRGYGKTSLLGAWLDSGHLAGDSGRRVVYLSLAPGTATATATGFWREVLGALEPEGAITGDGPPVRAALSAALSASARPLTIVLDHLHHVDTSVDAEIDAGLLELLDQHPDLNLVVATRTLRNLEVTGLMSMPTRLIGPGDLKLDRVRSETLAIALGTRLPATTIDRLVTMTDGWPALVRTTLAHGTDDEGGLDRDPTVAAAFVHRVIDDFGDDRIREFLYRTCLLGSFTLDRAQGLVGHGDALGLLRPLHHAGLLHEEVPNTYSYTPAVREALERLAREHRPELVKEVHRHLLEAGAPTVDPARALHHAVLAEEWEVGLDLVERYWNRLVTQGPHALIASARAFPGQYVAASARLRVALTDLEGGVVSTLSGQEWSWPWPAVDDPDGLTLTSRADRQRRPLEQDESVALLQWAIAALFSGDLHAATYACNRARNRGLSDPGPVAALATMGLAVLHLFQGELVQGRRLLEDPVLTAFLDGEGPGPEDDRVWGEVMSNGSRQHRIAAGTAAGIVDRGVRLARAMAAVDSGSPDCARLVGELAEPVYRDLVWMLTVSVRARYATLSGDPRLVLDAANELRSALRYIAAGTLPEAILVHDLMDVLLRAGMVGVARDLDHRTGKSPLALLGRAKLAVAERNYHQAIVLCESIGSWLSLWPRLALERDVVLAGAYHAVGRGQEAAELFALTVHSAQVHGLTRPFGLLPRYVFDALAGADRQAQLLWPDPRTRTSADVSDEAPAPAFTDREAQVLRALIDHGGPVAIAHHLGLSTNTAKTHVRNIYKKLGVSNRVEALRAADRLLTG
- a CDS encoding alpha-L-fucosidase, with product MFASVAATAGLVLGGIALPAQASIPTDDLNPGEVTGVPASVPYSDEERVADWQELQFGLFLHWGVYSMFEGIYEGEVQTIGYPEQIKAWMDIPDEAYLAEAAQMTAENWDADAVCQTAADLGMKYVKITTKHHDGFAMWDTETTDYNVVEQTAFGQDPIAQLAEACNERDIELGFYFSIIDWTQHEAEPYQNRNPIPESMMPLIKDQLTELLTNYGPISELWFDMGGPTADQSERMVQWVNELQPNTVINSRVWNDKGDFEVGGDNRVHSDLRTGPWESILSIFPACWGYCSTYKADRSDSNILPKSQEAITSLVTVISGGGQFAYNIGPKGDGSFDPFDQQVLDNIGDWMDRHPSAITGAHATWFDVPDWGRVTANGSDLYLFVPSAEWEAGRVIGLSGLANGVEAVTIDGTETTLEAERAGLDLRVTLAGDAPDELMSVIKVSLDGEARIVPTETVALADGAAEITGDDVVGRLSPKGNGFTDLDGYVLNERATPVMLTLDISADEVTPEEEYRVTFGDRSVVLTGTELVEASITDLPLEAGAVGRVRIDYADPDYYADGLDLAGVTIAVTAASPSVTPTDVTFTDEPGTEDDTITVPAVEGVVYLIDGEIVDAGTHPGEGTVTVTAAAADGYVLAEGAATEWSHEFSTEPGEQPTDEPTGEPTDKPTDEPTDGASEDPTQDPTQDPTQDPTGDPTQAPTAPGTGLPDTGADVGIYTALAAALLLAGAAAALVARRRRA
- the dnaB gene encoding replicative DNA helicase, with amino-acid sequence MSTAELEAAPTTGVERTPPQDVAAEQSVLGGMMLSKDAIADVVEILRGSDFYRPAHEMIYDAIIDLYGRGEPADAVTVSAELTDRGELTRIGGAPYLHTLISTVPTAANAGFYARIVQERSVLRRLVDAGTRIAQLGYATDGGDVDELVNTAQAEVYAVTERRTSEDYVPLRDVINSTMEEIDAASNRGEGMVGVPTGFRDLDQLTHGLHPGQMVVVAARPAVGKSTLGLDICRSASIRHGMASVIFSLEMSRNEISMRMLSAESQVPLQNMRKGTMRDEDWTRLARTMSKVSEAPLFIDDSPNMSLMEIRAKCRRLKQRHDLKLVVIDYLQLMSSGKRVESRQQEVSEFSRAIKLLAKEIEVPVIAISQLNRGSEQRTDRKPQMSDLRESGSIEQDADMIILLHREDMYEKESPRAGEADLIVAKHRNGPTATVAVSFQGHYARFFDMAQ
- a CDS encoding MATE family efflux transporter — encoded protein: MDDTPARHADEVSAEPGPVGRAVDRRIFALAWPALGALVAEPVFVLIDSAVVGHLGTAQLAGLSLASTLLVTVVAVCVFLAYATTAAVARKQGAGDLAAGVSLGVDGMWLALGLGLVLTAVGLAFAPGLVTALGASDEIVPHAVAYLRWSVPGITGMLLVLAATGTLRGLQDTRTPFHAAVTGAIVNAAGSVALVYGAGMGIAGSGLATAATQLGMGAWLVYKVFTRARDLPGVRLAPHPAAILASARAGLPLFVRTVTLRGAMIVTVLVATRLGDVPLAAHQIVLSIWGLTAFALDALAIAAQALIGASLGAGDAGVVRRLTSRALRWGVLAGIGIGALVAGSGWLITPLFTADPAVQAEAAWALLVCGIAMPIAGWVFVLDGVLIGAGDGRFLAWAGVVTLVAYLPFAALVWWALPTGPGALAWLWAAFAGAFMIARALTTGVRARGTNWMVLGA
- the rplI gene encoding 50S ribosomal protein L9; this translates as MATKLILTHEVSGLGAPGDVVEVKDGYARNYLMPRGLATGWTKGAQKQIDQITAARRKREIATIEGAQAARDSLSRTRVIVPVRAGESGRLFGAVTTSDIATAVKAAGGPNVDKRKIEVKNPIKSLGEYQVSVRLHADVTATIDIQVVPGK
- the rpsR gene encoding 30S ribosomal protein S18, with the translated sequence MAKGNPRKPVIKKVKPVKRPVLEGAIDYKNTAMLRKFISDRGKIRARRVTGVTVQEQRLIAKAVKNAREMALLPYSSSAR
- a CDS encoding single-stranded DNA-binding protein — encoded protein: MAGETTITVIGNLTADPELRFTPSGAAVANFTIASTPRTFDRQSGEWKDAETLFMRCSIWREAAENVAESLTKGMRVVAQGRLVQRSFETREGEKRTVVEMQVDEVGPSLRYASAKVTRAQRSGGGGGGNFGGGGGNFGGGGGNSGGGGGYGGGNAGGGGGFGGGAAATDDPWATSGSNFPDEPPF
- the rpsF gene encoding 30S ribosomal protein S6, which gives rise to MRQYELMVIFSPELDERTVAPAMEKFLTVVTGDSTPGSVEKVDVWGKRRLAYEIEKNTEGVYVLVEMTATPEQAQELDRQLGLNETVLRTKLIRRGA